The following DNA comes from Quercus robur chromosome 1, dhQueRobu3.1, whole genome shotgun sequence.
CGCGGCATATCATAGGCAGCATGATTTGCGTCCCTACTGAATTGATCGAAAGACAATCCCATAAAGTAGGAGCTACTCATTCTAATACAATAATGCCCTTCTCAATGTGACCAAAGCACCAAACCTGGACCCTAGGTTGCTATTGCAaaggatatatattttttgtctaattatgaaaattatgtCATGGTAGTCTTATTAGTAGGCATttaatataattgtttttatatatagaactaTATATTCTagtattaaagaaaatatgatgtaCCAAGATTCTAATGAAGGTATAAAGTATGTGTTTGAGCTTGGTGAGAGAGTGTAATtaaagtgtgtgtatgtgtgtttagcaattagtttgtttctcaaaaaaattctaatgaaggtttaaatatagaatagaatttaaattcaattaagagTTGTTAATGAGTTTTTTGTGTTGAAGCATATTTGAGAGTTTAGCCCAAAACTGAACGTTGGCCCAAAAGAGGAAACTAACGTCTACCAATTAATGTGTTCCCACCCCAAATTTTGAGAGAATTATTCTCGGCAAGACCCTCAATTTGATTTTAATATGGCCAAAATATCCATAAAAAAAGGAGCACTATAAGtaatcatatttttaataatgaCTCGGCACtataagttttcttttctttttttgttgagaaggaGCACTGTAAGTTATCCAGTAGTTAATCTATATATAGAAAAGGGTCCAACGGTAAACAGCTGTCCTAACAGCCATTGCAATTCATCTTCTAACAATAAATCCATGCAAGCGACAAATTCAATAGTGACAAAGAAATCATATCCATCAATAGATAAACAGTAATACATTAGGAGTTGtatcatcttaaaaaaaaaacctaagttcGGGTTTTTGCATAAATATTTCCTAGATTAGCTGAATTTTAACAactcttttaataataataataatagatacGAATACTGAAGTTAATACATACACATAtaaaccttttaaaaaaaaaaaaaaaggatttcacTAAAATCATATTGATTATCAGTAAATCTCATAACCAAATTTAAGATCAACTTGGAATTCTCAAAGACAAATGGCCACTAACTATTATGTAGTGGTGCCACCAAAGAACAAAATGGTTACATTTACTCAATAACCATGGCAATCTAAAAGGTTCTTAATGAAGGCATTAATGCTTGTCTCAGCTGATCCACCTTTTGCAACTGAACGTTGACATATTTGTTTAACTTCACCTGCTTTTGTCCTAATTTCTTTCACTTCATCACTCTCCAAATCCATAAATTTCTGCACTAACTTTGCAATTTCCACTCTTGTCACCAAATTGTCCGCTTTGACATTTTGCTTCATCCTCCATCCAATTTTCCAATCCTCCACAATTAGCTTACTATTAAAGAATtgatcaaatgctatggggAAGGTAAGAAAAGGAAGACCATAGAACATACCTTCTCGAGTGGAATTCCAACCACAGTGTGACAAAAATCCTCCAATGGAAGAATGAGATAAGACTCTCAATTGGTCGCACCAAGGCACTATTAACCCCATATGACCACAAACCTCTTTTAACTTGCAAGTCTCATCACGTGCCACCCATAAGAATCTGACACCACTATCACGCAAACCAGCTACAATTTCATCCATTTGGGCACAAGAAACTGAAAGAAAGCTTCCCATTGAAATATATAGAACAGAACTTTTAGGTTGACAATCTAGCCAATGTAGATAATTGTTGTCACTAAGATTTGTATTTTCTCCAAGATCCAAGTCATGTATGGTCGGGCCCATAGCATATAcagggaatgaaaatttttcttttaaaacatcGATTGCTTTGGATTCCAGCTCATAGATAGAAGTGAATAAGAGGTACTGTGCTTTGCTTACCcacgaaaaaatttcaaagaacCAGTTCGTCATTTCTTGGTTTCTACCATCAAACGGAATATCCACTCGCCGTGTGGAAGAAATTCCAGGAATGTACTCTACACGCTCCTCATCTTTTGTTGATAAGCAAAAAATAATGCATCAATCAAAATCTTCAATTGGATGACACGTTATTTCTTTGAGTTGCTTTGATGTTTTGCTTGAGTTACATGAATGCTAGAAGTTATGAAAATCAAAGCGATTGTGGTTAAAACATTATGTCAAGTTAAGAAAGCATTTCCTTCAATTGAATGCTCTAATTTCTTCCCAATTTCTAGTTGAATGTGTAACTTGTTGGCCTTTATTTATGTCACACATCCGGCTAAGAGGATGGCTTGATTTTTGTGTGTTGTTTATTTGAAAGTTACGACTTCTAAATTTTCTAGCAGAACATTTTATTTCAATGGTCTAtaaacccataatttttttttttttttttttttaatttccttatgaattcatttttaattgatgtattttttttttctcataaagtAAAAATCTCATccatatttgattttatttaaaataattttactacttcaatatatattaaattaaattcatgatttaTTAATTGTAATACTAAGATAGTTATTACTCTTTTAAATAAATGGTTTTTCATGTTAATGGGTGTCTTTAAgtcaattattaataaactatattgaaaaagttttaatatcatttttataaataatataaaaagtttcagaaaaattaattacttaattattttccataaaaaatttttaaaatagtttctaAATCGATACTCTAACATTTTCCTATTATTAatacttatcattttttttttttgataatcaatacTTATCATTTAAGACCACCGAAGCACAGAGTAGTAGTGAACTAACTCGAGATGTTCATAAAAGGAaattacactaaaaaaaaaaagaaaaaagaaaaaaaaaaaggaaattacacTAACCCGAGATGTCAGCAGTGAAATGACCGTTTTGAACTAAAAGATCGAAATGCTGGAGGATCATTAACATGGACGGCGACGAAGGCCAAAACGCCGCGACCGGAATATTTCTCCGGTTCCCAACGCCAACTGCCCAGAAAAGAGTGGTATCAGCTAAAATAACTGTCACCGGCGGCAGCTCAATCCGATCAAGGAGCTGCACAAATGGAGCTTCCAACTTTGTCCTGGTAGCTTCGATGAAGGCGTTAAAGTTTGCGGCACGGACTAGCTCTGACGGAATAACGTTGGGTATGGAGCTGAAGCGAACGTTGTCGGGCTTTGGGTCGGAGCCGATGAAACCAAGCCATTCTTCAGTGACAACGAAGGTGACGAGAATATTGTTGTTTTTCGAAACAAGTATCTTACAGAGGTTCATCATGGGGTAGATGTGGCCGCGACCTGGATAAGGCATGGCTACTATGTGGATGTGGCTGTGTGTGGTTGGGTTAGCTTTCAGGGAATCCATGTCCacaattttttgtgtgtatCACTTTAACTCAGTCGCAGATAAGAACTTTACCAGCTTATATGGAGTGAAGCTTGGTAATATCTTTATGAGTATTAATTAAATAACGAAAAATAACCTCGTTGGTGATGCAACGTAACTGAAACTctggccaaaaaaaataaaaataaaggtacaCTTTTCAAAGTTCCGAGTACACAACTGTTCTGCATGCGCATTCAAAATAAGTATGGACAAATTGTCATGACTCTGAGtcaaaaaaaagacaaattgtcatgactcatgagaaaataaataaccaaattGTCGGCAGTTCGGTACTTGCAAGGAAGGTTGGGACCAAGGAAGATAATTAAAAGTGGTAAAGATGCGGTGGatcttatcaaaaagaaaaaaaaaaaaaaatgaggtggAAATTAAGAGCTCGTTTAGTAAAACAATTTgagtaatattatttataattttttgaaatatgtttggttgaaaaagtgtgtgaaagtgtatataatgttgtttaaaaactgaaaatgagttGTTTAATAATTCTACCGAACGGGGCCTAAACtttgaaaaaaaggaaagtattgagaaaataaatataaaaaagaaaaagttgggTTAATTTCAATGAGGTAGCGTGATGGTTAGCGGTCGAGGGAGAGAATTGttatcattaatattattattcaaagattatatatatatatatatatatatatatatataactaaggTACAATACTTTAGATTCTctacttaaaattttgacatctgTCTAATTTAACAATCCAAACAAACGGcgttaaaactattttttttttccttcttcattctttttcctGTACTGCAACTGCAAGAGAACCCACAACTTTAAATCTCCAATTGTCTCTGATTGATGAAGCTAAAATGAAGATAATAAAGGGAATTCTGAATTCTAatccaaaacttagaagctAAAATGCAGAAGCAAAACTAAAATGAAGCTAAAATGTAGAACCAAACAGGAaagatcaaaaaattaaaaaataaaagccagATCTACTGGGTTTCAAACCAAAAAAGGAACCCTTCTCCCTCATTTTATTAGTAACCAAACAGGAaagatcaaaaaattaaaaaataaaagctagaTCTATTGGGTTTCAAACCAAAAAAGGGACCCTTCTCCCTcattttctcagtaaccaaacaggaaagatcaaaaaataaaagccagGTCTACTGGGtttcaaaccaaaaaacaaacccTTTTTAGCTATACCTGAAACTTCCACACTCTTAACATCAACAAAACCATCGTCACAgcctttttcattattttgtccccagagagagagagagagagagagagagagagagagagagagagagagagagagagagagagagagagagagagagagagagagagagaatcatagatcagaaaagaagaaaggaaacagATACACACactgagaaagaaagagagagagagagatatgagatattcttttcttttcttttctttttttctttttttgggttttgggtttagaAGAGAAGGGTCATGGGTGGTTTGGAAGAgaaaggttttgggtttggaaaAGAAGTCGTGGGTAGTTACAGTacaggaaaaagaaggaagaaggaaaaaaaaaagttttaacgcCATTTGCTTGGATTGTTAAATTGGAcagatgtcaaaattttaagtagggaacttaaggtactgtacctaagttttacccatatatatatatatatatatatatcaaaatgcTATGTGAGTGTATATACTTGTAAGGACTAGCTTTAGGTTTCTAGCCCAATGAATGTATGGATTtcagcccaaaacaataaatttgtagagagggGGTTGGGAAACTGGGCTCACGTGAACCAGGTAACGGAAAAAACAGATTTTAacgctaaaaagaaaaagataatagaAGCTTGTTAAGGAATAATGTTCTCGGATTGGTCCGAGGACACTAATTCTTAAATATTTTCTGCTTAAAGCTCTATTACAGATTTGCTTACAATCTTTTTCCTCCCCTTTTCCATGGAGGGTTTTTCACGTTATATAGCCCTCCtggaccatcttgatcctacacttgtcattcatctgagcccttacttgagtacctatcccatcagacaccctctttggctttctgtgagttgtgttCGCCgaggtaacactgttcagaggtcttctccatataatgcggccagaaaagtagctttAGTGCATTTAATAcggtggtagcagttttcccttagatatttttgagtttccttccttcttgcACGTTCATGAGACACGTTCCTATTGCGGGAGCTTCTTGGAGGGTTGCTTAAGTTGTTGGAATATATGCTTGAACTGTCTTTATTGTATCCAAGAAGGAGCCTTTCCTCGTATCACATTCCGTTCGTCCCTCATTTGTATGTCTCTCAGTGGGAAATCCTGATAACGACTTTCTTCTCCTCGGACAATTCAGCCGTTCTGGAcaaaggcccaaggcccaacatgTCATTCTGGGCCTTTATCCCTACAATACTATATATCAATATTGATATATTGTGTTCTAGTGACTAAACCAAAATGTTTACTAGAACATTGGTTGGTAGTTGTTGATAGCACCAAGTTCATCAATGGGAGTGGATTttagaataattaatatatatatatatatatatatagtggtttgttagataaaaattattatttggtgaaatccatcaaacataatttcacCCATAAGCGTTTGGGTAtatgggttttttattttttttattttttatgtgaatagTGCCCATTGAAGAAAATGTATCTTTTAATTACAATCCCTTATTTCAAGGGAAGAGCATTTGATTCCAACAACATTACCTTTGTGAATGGCGAAGTTAGAAATTTATCTTTGAGGGGCCGAGTAAAAAAAAGagctatcatttttttttctttgtatatatTATATCCATATTATTTATACTAATCTAAACTAGaattataaacaaaactaacaaTACAAGCCGAGTACTTTATAACTCATAGTTTTTAACTTGCTCATAAACctagattttcaaattaaattgcaacctattattttaataattctctaaaaaaattataataattaagataaaaaaaattattaaggacCACTTAAAATTAGATAAACAATCATTGAATGcagtaaaaatataatcaatataacaaatcattttatatatacaagaaaaatgttatatccataacatttttacaacaaattctatgtGACAATTTGTTACTGATTGTTATTGCtggagtaaaaaagtaatttaagtaatagattcaaatttgaaccaataataattgaccacctatgatttgttgtgaaaatattgtggacgtagcactTCTATATACAACAATAGAGCCACATTAGGAGTTGGAGGGGAGATggccccccaatttttttttaaaaaagttgataagtgttattctactttttttttctcaaaaaaattaaagtgtatATCCTTCCGGTCCCCCTCCTCCTCCCATGCGATTTTTACTTTTAGGATTTGATTTCTGaaatatatacattaaaaaaaaaaaaaaaaaaattgaacgggagtaggtggggggggggggggggggggggggggggggggggggggggaaccgGGGGAGGATATacacttgaatttttttttgagaaaaaaataggaTAACCCATACAAGAGTCTATACttatcaactaaaaaaaaaatttgaggggcCATGGCCCTTTCAACTCCTAACGTGGCTCTGCCACTGACCTTTGTACATGGGTTTATTTTTTGCGTTTGGggatatgtgtttttattttatttttttgttgcacCTAATAAAGCATTTAGATTGCCTACATATCCTTGGTGGGGGTCAAGCCAATTTGTAGTTCTTAAATTGAGGTTTTAGATTTAAAACCCTCAAATATGATTTTGTCCACTTTAAATGATGGACATTTAAGTCAAATACTAGGTATTTAATTAAGCATtgacttaattttgtttttgggtgagataatttattttaatctcaaGAATAAGTCAAGGACCTGTGTTTTTATGGAAATTGAACCAAGGATTCTCTTTTTGAGAAATTGAATGTCCAAACAAATTTCCCTTTCTTTCATTTGCTTCTTTGTTTAGGAATTTTAACaagtaatattattttgattgaAGTCCCCAAAATTAATTGAGGTATTGAAAATTCCTTtgaagcaattttatttttatgaacatttttagaaattaggaattgaaaaattttctcaaattaattttatgatcattttattttaggaattaAATACTCCATTGAATTAATTTGAAAGAATTAGAAACTTCActctatttaaaataattttgggagtcaaggactccattgaAGCATGTTATTTTAAATTGGTGATGTCAAGAACTCCAAATTTTTAATTGGTggagtcaaggactccattgaTTTGTTTGATTTGTAGAGTCAAGGattctaatattttaattggtGGAGTCAAGGACTCAATTGAATCAATTCATAAGGTACTCCATTGTTGTATTTGATTTAGTAGTGTCAAGGACTCTAATATTTAAATTGATGGAGTCAAAGATTCAATCGAATCAATTCATAATGGTAGAGTCAATGACTCCATTGATGTATTTGATttggtagagtcaaggactctatTAAATTAATTCATTATGGTAAagtcaaggactccattgaAGCATTCGATTTTGTAGAGTCATGGATTCTATTGATGTATTTGATTTGGTATAGAGTCAATGACTCTAATATTTAAATTGGTAGAGTCAAGAATTCTATTGAATTAATTGAAATGGTAGAGTCAAGGATTTCATTGAATTTTGAGAAGGCATTGGACAAAAGCTTTAGAGAATTTTTACTTGGTAATTCTCATGTAGGATCTGAGTCAAGGACTCATACTCCAAGTTTTATATATGGAATTAGGAACTCCTCA
Coding sequences within:
- the LOC126727614 gene encoding UDP-glycosyltransferase 87A1-like, producing the protein MDSLKANPTTHSHIHIVAMPYPGRGHIYPMMNLCKILVSKNNNILVTFVVTEEWLGFIGSDPKPDNVRFSSIPNVIPSELVRAANFNAFIEATRTKLEAPFVQLLDRIELPPVTVILADTTLFWAVGVGNRRNIPVAAFWPSSPSMLMILQHFDLLVQNGHFTADISDEERVEYIPGISSTRRVDIPFDGRNQEMTNWFFEIFSWVSKAQYLLFTSIYELESKAIDVLKEKFSFPVYAMGPTIHDLDLGENTNLSDNNYLHWLDCQPKSSVLYISMGSFLSVSCAQMDEIVAGLRDSGVRFLWVARDETCKLKEVCGHMGLIVPWCDQLRVLSHSSIGGFLSHCGWNSTREGMFYGLPFLTFPIAFDQFFNSKLIVEDWKIGWRMKQNVKADNLVTRVEIAKLVQKFMDLESDEVKEIRTKAGEVKQICQRSVAKGGSAETSINAFIKNLLDCHGY